The Pseudonocardia sp. HH130630-07 DNA window GGACCCGAAGGACAACGCGATCGACGCGACCGGCAAGCGGACCGACATCGTCCAGGTCGTCACCGCCTACAGCGACCGGACGAACGCCCCGGACGAGGTGGTCGGGTCGAACGGCCGGGGGCGTGACGTCCAGGTCCTCGGGGCCTCGGACCCGCTCGGTGGGCAGGACCCGATCGTCGGGTGGCTGCTCGCGCCCCGCGAGACCCGCTCCGAGAGCGACGTGCCGATCACCTACCGCAACGGCTCGGACCGCGAGGGTGCCGACGAGACGGTGACCGAGAACATGATGGTCGTCGGCATCGGGGCCCGGGTGCAGGGCCGCCCGATCACCGTCTACGCCGCCCAGGACCTCGGCCAGGTGCACAAGGCCGTCGAGACCGTGGGCCTGATGCTCGTCGTCGGCGTGCCGATCCTGGTCCTGGTCGCGGGCTTCTTCACCTACCTGTTCGCCGGCCGGGCGCTGCGCCCGGTCGAGGAGATGCGGGCCCGGGTCGCCGGGATGGGCGAGCGTGACCTGTCCGGCCGGGTGCCCGAGCCGGCCGCGCGGGACGAGGTGGGCCGCCTCGCCCGCACGATGAACCAGATGCTCGGCCGGCTGGAGTCCTCGCAGGCCACCCAGCGCCGGTTCGTCGCCGACGCCAGCCACGAGCTGCGCAGCCCGCTCGCGACCGTGTCCACCGGGCTGGAGCTGCTCGGCGCGGGGATGGGGAAGGACTCCGCGGACCGGGCGACCGTCGAGACGCTGCGCGGGGAGACCTCCCGGCTGACCGGCCTGGTCGAGGGCCTGCTGTTCCTGGCCAGGGCCGACGAGCGCGGCATCGCCCCGCGCCGCGAGGAGGTCGACCTCGACGAGATCGCCGACGCCGAGCGGGCCCGGCCCGCCGGGGCGTCGGCCGTCGTGGTGCGGGTGGTCACCGAGCCGGCCCGGGTGGTCGGGGACCGCGGTCAGCTGGTCCGGGTGGTCCGCAACCTGGTGGACAACGCCCGGCGGCACGCCGCCTCGGCGGTCACCGTGGCGGTGCGGATCTCCGACGGGACGGCCGTCGTCGACGTCGACGACGACGGCAACGGCGTCCCCGAGGCCGACCGCGCCCGGGTGTTCGAGCGCTTCGTGCGGCTCGACGAGGCCCGCTCGCGCGGTGACGGCGGCTCCGGGCTGGGCCTCTCGATCGTCTCCGAGCTGGTGGCCGCGCACGGCGGCGCCGTGTCGGTGCTGGACTCGCCGGAGCTGGGCGGCGCCCGGTTCCGGGTGACCCTGCCCGCGGTGGCCGCACCGGCCCCGGAGACCGACGGCGAGCCCGATGCCGACGGAGCACCGGCCGCACCCGTGGCGCCGGCCGTCGGTGCGGAGCCGACGGGCCCGGCGGACGCGACGGACCCGGCGGACGCGGCGGACCCGGGGGACCCGGCGGACGCACCGTTGCGGGACGACCGGCCGTCCGGACCGCTGCCGCGGATCGGCGCGGTACCGGGCCCCGGCGCGCTCACGGGGTGGGCCGGCGCCTCCCGGCCCGGGACCGGTGGGGGCGGCGGCGCCGCACGTCCGGGCGACGTTCCGGAACGGCCCACCGGCGACGCCGTCCCGGTCGCGACCCCGATCGCGACCCCGGGCGTCGTCCCGGGTGCCGACGCGCCGGCCGGTGCCGGCGGCCGGGCTCCCGGCCCGGCGCAGCCCGTCCGCCCGGACGCCGTCGGCAGTCCGTACGACGAGAACGCCACCCGCCCGCTCCCGGTCGTCCGGGCCGGTGCGGGTGCCCGTTCCGCGACGGCGACCGCGCCCCGGGCCGGCGCCTCCCCCGCCGGTGCCGCGCCCGCCGCCGAGACGCCGCCCGCCGACCGTCCGCGCACCGAGGGCCCGCCCGTCGCGGCGCCGCAGCCGCACCCGGTCCCGGCCCGCCCGCCCATGCAGCGCCGCCCGCAGGACCGGCGCGAGCAGGAGCACCGCCGCTGACCACGCCGGCCGGCCGGGAGCGGACGCGCTCCCGGAGGGTCAGGCCCCCGGCTCGGACATGCGGTAGCCCACTCCGCGCAGCGTCTCGATGCTGTGCGTCCCGAACGGGGTGTCGATCTTGCGGCGCAGGTAGCCGACGTAGACCTCGACGACGTTGACCTCGCCGTCGTAGTGCGCGTCCCACACCGAGCGCAGGATGTCGGTCTTGGTCACGACCTGCCCGGTGTGGGCCATCAGGTGCTCCAGCACCCCGAACTCGCGCGGGGTCAGGGTGATCTCGACGTCGCCGCGGTGCACCCGGTGGGTGGCCGGGTCCAGGGACAGGTCCCCGACCCGCAGGACGGTCGGCGCGGCCTCACCGGCGCGCCGGAGCAGCGCCCGCAACCGCGCCTGCAGCACGACGAACGAGAACGGCTTGGTCAGGTAGTCGTCCGCGCCGAGGTCGAACGCGTCGGCCTCGTCGTACTCGCCGTCCTTGGCGGTCAGCATGAGCACCGGCGTCCAGACGCCCTGGTCGCGCAGGTGCTGCAGGATCCGGTAGCCGGACAGTCCCGGCAGCATGATGTCCAGGATGATCACGTCGTGCCGGCCGGACAGGGCGTAGCGAAGACCGGTGTTCCCGTCGTGCGCGAGCTCGATCTCGTGGCCCTCGGCGGTCAGCCCGCGGCGGACGAGCTCGGCGAGCGGCTTCTCGTCCTCGACCAGTAGCAGGCGCACGGTTCTACCGTAGGCCGACGGTGGCCGGCGGCTGCGGACCGGTGGCGTTCACGGGCACTCCCTCGTCGTCGTACCCGGTGAGTGTGCGCCGCCGCTCCTGTGACCGGCCTGAGTCCCGCGGTCTGGACGCCCGACGTTAATGAGCGCTAACCTGTTAACGGTCATTAACCGAGAGGGTGGAGATGGTGGTCGGAGGAACGCAGGAGGCCCCGCGGATCGGTTCCGCGGTCGACCTGGCGGACGAGCGCTCCGTCGCCGCCGCCGCGGCGCACCGCGATCTGGTCGCGGACCTGAACGCGCAGCTCGCCACCGCCCGGCTCGGTGGCCCGGAACGGTCCCGGGTCCGGCACGTCGAACGCGGGAAACTGCTCCCGCGGGACCGGGTCGACACGCTGGTGGATCCGTCGTCGCCGTTCCTGGAACTGTCGCCGATGGCCGCCCACGGCATGTACGACGACCAGGCCCCCGGTGCCGGGATCATCACCGGGGTAGGCCGTGTGGCCGGCCGGGAGTGCGTGATCGTCGCCAACGACGCGACGGTCAAGGGCGGCACCTACTTCCCGGTCACGGTCAAGAAGCACCTCCGCGCCCAGGAGGTGGCCGCCCAGAACCGGCTCCCCTGCATCTACCTCGTCGACTCCGGCGGCGCCTACCTGCCCGAGCAGGACCAGGTGTTCCCGGACCGGGAGCACTTCGGGCGGATCTTCTACAACCAGGCGCAGATGTCCGGCCGGGGCATCCCGCAGATCGCCGCGGTACTGGGCTCGTGCACCGCGGGCGGCGCCTACGTCCCGGCGATGAGCGACGAGGCGGTGATCGTCCGCAACCAGGGGACGATCTTCCTCGGCGGCCCGCCGCTGGTCCGGGCGGCCACCGGCGAGGTCGTCACCGCCGAGGAGCTGGGCGGCGGCGACCTGCACTCGCGGACGTCCGGGGTGACCGACCACCTGGCCACCGACGACGCCGACGCGCTGGCCAGGGTCCGCGCGATCGTCGCGACCCTGGGCCCGCGCGCACCCCGGCCGTGGGACGTGACACCGACCGAGGAGCCCGCCGTGGACCCGGCCGGGCTCTACGGGGTGGTGCCGACCGACTCGCGGACCCCCTACGACGTGCGCGAGGTGATCGCCCGGATCGTCGACGGCTCGCGGTTCTCCGAGTTCAAGTCGGAGTACGGCACCACGCTGGTCACCGGTTTCGCCCGGATCCACGGCCACCCGGTCGGCATCGTGGCGAACAACGGGATCCTGTTCTCCGAGTCCGCGCTGAAGGGCGCGCACTTCGTCGAGCTGTGCGACCAGCGCGGCATCCCGCTGGTGTTCCTGCAGAACATCTCCGGTTTCATGGTCGGCCGCGAGTACGAGGCCGGCGGGATCGCGAAGAACGGCGCGAAGATGGTGACCGCGGTCGCCTCCACCCGGGTGCCGAAACTGACCGTCGTCATCGGCGGGTCGTTCGGGGCCGGGAACTACTCGATGTGCGGGCGGGCGTACTCGCCCCGGTTCCTGTTCATGTGGCCGAACGCCCGGATCTCGGTGATGGGCGGCGAGCAGGCGGCCACCGTGCTGGGCACCGTCGGTTCGGGCGTCGATCCGGACTCGATCCGGGAGCAGTACGAGACCCAGGGGCACCCCTACTACTCGACCGCCCGGCTGTGGGACGACGGCGTCATCGATCCCGCCGACACCCGCACCGTGCTCGGGCTGTCCCTGTCCGTGGCCGCCAACGCGCCCCTGGCCGACCCGGCCTTCGGCGTCTTCCGGATGTGAGGGCCCTCGTGGAACCGGCACTGTTCGACACCGTCCTGGTGGCCAACCGCGGCGAGATCGCCGTCCGCGTCGTCCGCACCCTGCGCGCGCTGGGGATCCGCTCGGTCGCGGTGTACTCCGACGCCGACTCCGGCGCCCCGCACGTCCGCGCGGCCGACGAGGCGGTCCGGATCGGACCGGCCGCGGCCGCGGAGTCCTACCTGTCGATCGAGAACGTGATCGCCGCGGCCCGGGCCACCGGCGCGCAGGCGATCCATCCGGGCTACGGCTTCCTGTCCGAGAACACCGCGTTCGCCGCCGCCTGCGAGCGGGCCGGGATCGTGTTCGTCGGGCCGCCGCCGTCGGCGATCGAGGCGATGGGCGACAAGATCCGGGCCAAGCGGACCGTCTCGGCGGCCGGGGTCCCGGTCGTCCCGGGGTCGGACGGCGCGGGCCTGTCCGACGAGGACCTGACCGCCGTCGTCGCCGAGGTGGGCTATCCCGTCCTGCTCAAGCCGTCCGCCGGGGGCGGCGGCAAGGGCATGCGTGAGGTGCACGGGCCCGCGGAGCT harbors:
- a CDS encoding carboxyl transferase domain-containing protein — its product is MGSAVDLADERSVAAAAAHRDLVADLNAQLATARLGGPERSRVRHVERGKLLPRDRVDTLVDPSSPFLELSPMAAHGMYDDQAPGAGIITGVGRVAGRECVIVANDATVKGGTYFPVTVKKHLRAQEVAAQNRLPCIYLVDSGGAYLPEQDQVFPDREHFGRIFYNQAQMSGRGIPQIAAVLGSCTAGGAYVPAMSDEAVIVRNQGTIFLGGPPLVRAATGEVVTAEELGGGDLHSRTSGVTDHLATDDADALARVRAIVATLGPRAPRPWDVTPTEEPAVDPAGLYGVVPTDSRTPYDVREVIARIVDGSRFSEFKSEYGTTLVTGFARIHGHPVGIVANNGILFSESALKGAHFVELCDQRGIPLVFLQNISGFMVGREYEAGGIAKNGAKMVTAVASTRVPKLTVVIGGSFGAGNYSMCGRAYSPRFLFMWPNARISVMGGEQAATVLGTVGSGVDPDSIREQYETQGHPYYSTARLWDDGVIDPADTRTVLGLSLSVAANAPLADPAFGVFRM
- a CDS encoding sensor histidine kinase, which produces MRERTGVRAASALAAATAVAMVLVVAGVALVLVLEQVLAKSTRDALEETANQLVTRVDANFVGDPKDNAIDATGKRTDIVQVVTAYSDRTNAPDEVVGSNGRGRDVQVLGASDPLGGQDPIVGWLLAPRETRSESDVPITYRNGSDREGADETVTENMMVVGIGARVQGRPITVYAAQDLGQVHKAVETVGLMLVVGVPILVLVAGFFTYLFAGRALRPVEEMRARVAGMGERDLSGRVPEPAARDEVGRLARTMNQMLGRLESSQATQRRFVADASHELRSPLATVSTGLELLGAGMGKDSADRATVETLRGETSRLTGLVEGLLFLARADERGIAPRREEVDLDEIADAERARPAGASAVVVRVVTEPARVVGDRGQLVRVVRNLVDNARRHAASAVTVAVRISDGTAVVDVDDDGNGVPEADRARVFERFVRLDEARSRGDGGSGLGLSIVSELVAAHGGAVSVLDSPELGGARFRVTLPAVAAPAPETDGEPDADGAPAAPVAPAVGAEPTGPADATDPADAADPGDPADAPLRDDRPSGPLPRIGAVPGPGALTGWAGASRPGTGGGGGAARPGDVPERPTGDAVPVATPIATPGVVPGADAPAGAGGRAPGPAQPVRPDAVGSPYDENATRPLPVVRAGAGARSATATAPRAGASPAGAAPAAETPPADRPRTEGPPVAAPQPHPVPARPPMQRRPQDRREQEHRR
- a CDS encoding response regulator transcription factor, which codes for MRLLLVEDEKPLAELVRRGLTAEGHEIELAHDGNTGLRYALSGRHDVIILDIMLPGLSGYRILQHLRDQGVWTPVLMLTAKDGEYDEADAFDLGADDYLTKPFSFVVLQARLRALLRRAGEAAPTVLRVGDLSLDPATHRVHRGDVEITLTPREFGVLEHLMAHTGQVVTKTDILRSVWDAHYDGEVNVVEVYVGYLRRKIDTPFGTHSIETLRGVGYRMSEPGA